A stretch of DNA from Pseudomonadales bacterium:
TATCTCGCCTATCCCCGGGCCGGTATCGGCTCGCGGTCGTATCAGAAGATCGTCTCGGCCTGGTGTTCGGCTGACCCGAATTCAGCCCTTACCGCGCTGAAGGCAGGCGCCGAGATTCCGGATGCCACCTGCCCGAATCCGGTGGCGAACCAGTTTGAGCTGGGACATGAAGTCGGCGTGACCGGCACACCATCCATCGTCCTCGAAGACGGACGGCTGCTGCCCGGATACGTTCCCGCGGACGAACTGGCCAGCACACTGGGTATTTAACTGCCACAACCGTAAGATGGCGCCCTCACGATCGGATCAGGGAGTGGGCGCTTGGAAGCCCTGAAAATAGGCATTTGTGGTCTTGGCACCGTGGCTCAGGGTGTCCTGGAAGTGCTGTCCACCAACGGTGAGCAGATCGCTGCCCGGGCAGGGCGACCCATCGAGGTCGTGCGCATCGCCAGTCGCTCGGAAAAACCCGGCGTTGATCTGCTCGGAGCCGCCTTCTCCACGGATCTCACCACGGTTCTCAACGACCCCGCCATTGAGGTTGTAGTGGAGCTGATCGGTGGCGAAGCCGTTGCGCACCGGTTCATCCGCGACTGTCTGAATGCCGGCAAGTCGGTGGTCACCGCAAACAAGGCGGTGGTCGCCGTGCATGGCGATGAGCTTCTGGCACTGGCGGCCCGCAAGGGCGTGCATCTGGTTTTTGAAGCAGCGGTTGCAGGCGGCATTCCGGTCATTGCGGCGCTGTCGAAGTCTCTCGCGGGGAACCGGATCGACTGGCTGGCCGGCATCATCAACGGCACCTCCAACTACATTCTCACCGCAATGGCCCGTCAGGGCAGGACCTTCGAAGAGGCACTCGCCTCTGCTCAGAAGCTCGGCTATGCGGAAGCCGATCCAACCTTTGACGTCGAAGGTATCGACGCTGCGCACAAACTGACCATCATGTCGGCGCTGGCCTTCGGTATCGGCTTTCGCTTCGATGAGGTGTACTGCGAAGGAATTGCGGATGTCACGGTTGAAGACATCGAGTATGCCCGTCAGCTCGGTTACCAGATCAGGCATCTGGGTATCGCGAGGGCCGGCGCGGCTGGTGTGGAACTGCGCGTGCATCCCACCCTGGTGCCCGATCAGCAGCTGCTGGCCAGTGTCAACGGCGTGATGAACGCTGTACTCGTGCACGGCAATGCAGCCGGTGACACGCTCTACTATGGTGCGGGTGCCGGTGCGCTGCCTACCGCCTCTTCGGTGGTTGCAGACCTTATCGATCTGGCGCGGGGACAGGCCATGTCACCGCAGGTGTGCCGGCAACGGGATGACCGTGCGGTCGCCGCCATCGATGCTGTTGAAACCGGCTTTTATCTGCGCATCCCTTCTCTGGACAAGCCGGGAGTATTTGCCCAGGTGGCCACCATACTCAGCCAGCACGACATCAGTATCGAAGCGGCGATACAGAAAGAGCAGGCGGACCAGTTCGATGATCAGCAACCCTGGGTGCCGATCATCATCCTCACCGAGGACATTCTGGAATCGAAGGTCAGAAAGGCGATCGAAGCGGTGCAGCGGCTGCCCCAGGTGGTTGGCAGCATCCGCTGCATCCGGGTTGAACACTTCCGCGGATGATGAATCTGGAAATCTCCGAGCGGCCGGTTCCGGCTGGATCGCTGGCGGGCGCGGGAGACCTGCCGCCACTGCTGGAGCGCATCTATCTGAGCCGCGGCATTGAGCGGGCCGCGCAGCTGCAGCTCGGGCTCGAAGCGCTCACACCGCCGGATACCCTGCCGGACATCGACCGGGCGGCGGCGCGTCTCGCAGACGCGATCGAGCGCAGTGAACATATTCTCATCGTCGGCGATTTCGATGCCGACGGTGCCACATCGGTTGCCCTTGGCGTTTCGCTGCTGGAAGCCCTCGGCGCAGCCCGGGTGAGCTTCCTTGTCCCGAATCGATTCGAATTCGGCTACGGATTGTCACCGGAAATCGTGGCCATTGCCCAGGCTCAGACACCGGACGTCATCGTCACGGTGGACAACGGTGTCTCCAGCGTCGCAGGGGTCGCCCTCGCCCAGAGCGCGGGCATTGATGTGATTGTCACCGATCACCATCTCGCCGGGTCGGAGCTGCCTGCCGCACACGCCCTCGTGAATCCGAATCTGCCTGACAGC
This window harbors:
- a CDS encoding homoserine dehydrogenase, translating into MEALKIGICGLGTVAQGVLEVLSTNGEQIAARAGRPIEVVRIASRSEKPGVDLLGAAFSTDLTTVLNDPAIEVVVELIGGEAVAHRFIRDCLNAGKSVVTANKAVVAVHGDELLALAARKGVHLVFEAAVAGGIPVIAALSKSLAGNRIDWLAGIINGTSNYILTAMARQGRTFEEALASAQKLGYAEADPTFDVEGIDAAHKLTIMSALAFGIGFRFDEVYCEGIADVTVEDIEYARQLGYQIRHLGIARAGAAGVELRVHPTLVPDQQLLASVNGVMNAVLVHGNAAGDTLYYGAGAGALPTASSVVADLIDLARGQAMSPQVCRQRDDRAVAAIDAVETGFYLRIPSLDKPGVFAQVATILSQHDISIEAAIQKEQADQFDDQQPWVPIIILTEDILESKVRKAIEAVQRLPQVVGSIRCIRVEHFRG